Proteins found in one Amycolatopsis aidingensis genomic segment:
- a CDS encoding aconitate hydratase → MAHTIAERLIADHLVSGEMTPGEEIGLRIDQTLTQDATGTLVMQELEALGLDRARTEVSAQYIDHNLLQADEKNAEDHTFLRSACRRYGLWYSKPGNGVSHPTHMQRFGVPGKTMVGSDSHTCAAGSLGMLAIGVGGLEVAMAIAGGPLYLRMPEIWGVRLTGELPPWVSAKDVVLEMLRRHGVHGGLNRIIEYHGPGLAGLSAMDRHVIANMGAELGATTTVFPADDAVREFLRAEGREQDFVEIPASADARYDVTDEIDLSSLEPLIAKPSSPGNVVPVREVAGTEVSQVVIGSSANPGLRDYAVAAELVRGRQTDDAVSFDVNPSSREIFADLTKMGDTFALISAGARIHQAGCMGCIGMGQAPAVGHNSLRTFPRNFPGRSGTKEDSVWLCSPETAAAAALTGVITDPRELAGRLGLDGPTIRLPERASVNTDMLEPPLDPAAAEREELVKGPNISSLPDFPPLPERIEAPVLLKLGDNVSTDEISPAGARALPFRSNIPRLAEFTFTQIDETYPRRARELAEGSGHIVIGGDNYGQGSSREHAAITPRHLGLRVVIAKSFARIHWQNLANFGILALEFTDPADHDRIEAGDTLVLDDVREQLKGGELTVRNATREEEYQLRHRLSERQLEQVLAGGRIPLLAES, encoded by the coding sequence ATGGCACACACGATCGCGGAACGACTCATTGCCGATCACCTGGTGAGCGGGGAGATGACACCGGGTGAGGAGATCGGCTTGCGGATCGACCAGACGTTGACCCAGGACGCCACCGGGACCCTGGTGATGCAGGAACTGGAGGCGCTGGGCCTGGACCGGGCGCGCACCGAGGTCAGCGCGCAGTACATCGATCACAACCTGCTGCAGGCCGATGAGAAGAACGCCGAGGACCACACCTTCCTGCGATCGGCCTGCCGACGGTACGGGCTCTGGTACTCCAAACCGGGCAACGGGGTGTCGCATCCGACGCATATGCAACGGTTCGGGGTGCCCGGCAAGACGATGGTCGGCTCGGACTCGCACACCTGCGCGGCCGGGTCGCTGGGGATGCTGGCGATCGGGGTCGGCGGGCTGGAGGTGGCGATGGCCATCGCAGGCGGGCCGCTGTACCTGCGGATGCCGGAGATCTGGGGGGTGCGGCTCACCGGTGAGCTGCCGCCGTGGGTGTCGGCGAAGGACGTGGTGCTGGAGATGCTGCGCCGGCACGGGGTACACGGCGGGCTGAACCGCATCATCGAGTACCACGGACCGGGGCTGGCCGGGCTGTCGGCGATGGACCGGCACGTCATCGCGAACATGGGGGCCGAGCTCGGCGCGACCACCACGGTGTTCCCCGCCGACGACGCGGTGCGGGAGTTCCTGCGGGCCGAGGGCAGGGAGCAGGATTTCGTGGAGATCCCGGCCTCGGCGGACGCACGCTACGACGTGACCGACGAGATCGACCTCTCCAGCCTGGAGCCGCTGATCGCCAAGCCGTCCTCACCGGGCAACGTGGTTCCGGTGCGGGAGGTGGCTGGGACCGAGGTGAGCCAGGTGGTGATCGGGTCCTCGGCCAACCCGGGGCTGCGGGACTACGCCGTGGCGGCCGAGCTGGTACGTGGCAGGCAGACCGATGACGCGGTGAGTTTCGACGTGAACCCGTCCTCGCGGGAGATCTTCGCCGATCTCACCAAGATGGGGGACACCTTCGCGCTGATCTCCGCTGGTGCGCGGATCCACCAGGCGGGTTGCATGGGCTGCATCGGCATGGGGCAGGCGCCCGCGGTCGGGCACAACTCCCTGCGGACCTTCCCCAGGAACTTCCCCGGCCGCTCCGGTACGAAGGAGGACTCGGTGTGGCTGTGCTCCCCGGAGACCGCGGCCGCGGCGGCACTGACCGGCGTGATCACCGACCCGCGGGAGCTGGCCGGGCGGCTCGGCCTGGACGGGCCCACGATCAGGCTGCCGGAGCGGGCTTCGGTGAACACCGACATGCTGGAGCCGCCGCTGGACCCCGCGGCGGCCGAGCGGGAGGAGCTGGTCAAGGGGCCGAACATCTCCTCCCTGCCGGACTTCCCGCCGTTGCCGGAGCGGATCGAGGCGCCGGTGTTGCTGAAGCTGGGCGACAACGTGTCCACCGACGAGATCTCCCCCGCGGGGGCGCGGGCGCTGCCGTTCCGGTCGAACATCCCACGGCTGGCGGAGTTCACCTTCACCCAGATCGACGAGACCTACCCGCGCCGGGCCCGCGAGCTGGCCGAGGGGAGCGGGCACATTGTCATCGGCGGGGACAACTACGGCCAGGGCTCTTCCCGTGAGCATGCCGCGATCACCCCCCGCCACCTGGGCCTGCGGGTGGTGATCGCCAAGTCGTTCGCCCGGATCCACTGGCAGAACCTGGCCAACTTCGGCATCCTCGCCCTGGAGTTCACCGACCCCGCCGACCACGACCGGATCGAGGCCGGGGACACCCTGGTGCTGGACGACGTGCGGGAACAGCTGAAGGGCGGCGAGCTGACCGTCCGGAACGCGACCAGGGAGGAGGAGTACCAGCTGCGGCACCGGCTGTCCGAGCGGCAGCTGGAGCAGGTGTTGGCAGGCGGCCGTATCCCCCTGCTGGCGGAGTCCTAA
- a CDS encoding fluoride efflux transporter FluC, with protein MPRRHHPRWDILLAIAAGGALGSLARYGLAVVFPHPRGAFATSTLLANLAGCLLIGCLMVTITDLAQPHRLLRPFLGIGLLGGFTTFSTYVLDSADSVLAGRPGLALLYAAVSVLGSLGLVVTGMLGTRALLRLVTARRRRST; from the coding sequence ATGCCGCGACGACACCACCCGCGCTGGGACATCCTGCTGGCGATCGCCGCGGGCGGAGCGCTGGGCAGCCTCGCCCGGTACGGGCTCGCGGTGGTCTTCCCGCACCCCCGGGGCGCCTTTGCCACCTCCACCCTGCTGGCGAACCTGGCCGGCTGCCTGCTGATCGGGTGCCTGATGGTGACCATCACCGACCTGGCGCAACCACACCGCCTGCTCCGGCCGTTCCTCGGCATCGGTCTGCTCGGCGGATTCACCACCTTTTCGACCTACGTACTGGACTCGGCGGACTCGGTGCTGGCCGGGCGCCCGGGCCTCGCCCTGCTCTACGCGGCGGTCTCGGTGCTCGGCTCCCTGGGGCTGGTGGTCACCGGCATGCTGGGCACCCGCGCCCTGCTCCGGCTGGTCACCGCACGACGGAGGAGAAGCACCTGA
- the crcB gene encoding fluoride efflux transporter CrcB, with protein MTVLLVSVGGAGGAVLRYLIDRRVQRSHDSAFPWGTLTVNVLGSALLGLLAGWALTGAEPGALHTLLGTGLCGALTTFSTFGYETVRLLTERARLYAVANVAVTVLAGFGAAATGLLIASALPG; from the coding sequence ATGACCGTGCTACTGGTCTCGGTCGGCGGCGCGGGCGGGGCGGTGCTGCGTTACCTGATCGACCGCAGGGTCCAGCGCAGCCACGACTCCGCCTTCCCATGGGGCACGCTGACCGTCAACGTACTCGGGTCCGCGCTGCTCGGCCTGCTCGCGGGCTGGGCGCTGACCGGCGCCGAACCGGGCGCACTGCACACGCTGCTGGGCACCGGGCTGTGCGGCGCGCTGACCACCTTCTCCACCTTCGGCTACGAGACGGTTCGCCTGCTCACCGAGCGCGCCCGGCTGTACGCGGTGGCGAACGTCGCCGTCACCGTGCTCGCCGGGTTCGGCGCCGCCGCCACCGGCCTGCTCATCGCGAGCGCACTGCCGGGATAG
- a CDS encoding GDSL-type esterase/lipase family protein has translation MATRTWDPWITTPVSADVLRGALDLEHTEHGVLPHRLPAWARAQAGEGQLAMAEAEPSGVRLVVRTAATAVELDTRRTKRVYLGAPARPDGRYDLLVDGRLAGTATVPGGNTLTIDPASGNAETQAGPAGTVAFAGLPGGMKDVEIWLPHNEMTELIALRGNAPFEPVPDRGRPVWLHHGSSISQGSNAEGPTATWPALAARSRGLELINLGFGGSALLDPFTARTLRDTPADLISLKIGINLVNADLMRLRAFTPAVHGFLDTIREGHPGTPLLVVSPLYCPIHEDTPGPGAFDTEALRAGRLSFRATGDPAERAGGKLTLNVVRDELARIVRQRATVDPNLHYLDGRELYGAADFAELPLPDQLHPDPATHRRIAERFAGAIPAVRSR, from the coding sequence ATGGCAACGCGAACCTGGGACCCCTGGATCACCACGCCGGTCAGCGCGGACGTGCTGCGCGGCGCGCTCGACCTGGAACACACCGAACACGGCGTGCTGCCGCACCGGCTACCGGCCTGGGCCCGTGCCCAGGCCGGCGAGGGCCAGCTGGCGATGGCGGAGGCCGAGCCCTCCGGGGTGCGGCTCGTCGTGCGTACCGCGGCCACCGCCGTCGAGCTGGACACGCGGCGGACCAAACGGGTCTACCTCGGTGCCCCGGCTCGCCCGGACGGGCGGTACGACCTGCTCGTCGACGGCCGCCTGGCCGGCACGGCGACCGTGCCCGGTGGCAACACCCTGACCATCGACCCGGCATCCGGGAACGCCGAGACCCAGGCCGGCCCGGCAGGCACCGTCGCCTTCGCCGGCCTGCCCGGCGGGATGAAGGACGTCGAGATCTGGTTACCGCACAACGAGATGACCGAGCTGATCGCCCTGCGCGGCAACGCGCCCTTCGAACCCGTTCCGGACCGGGGTCGGCCGGTGTGGTTGCACCACGGGAGCTCGATCAGCCAGGGCTCCAACGCCGAGGGCCCCACCGCCACCTGGCCCGCGCTCGCCGCCCGCAGCCGCGGGCTGGAGCTGATCAACCTGGGGTTCGGCGGCAGTGCCCTGCTCGACCCGTTCACCGCCCGCACCCTGCGGGACACCCCGGCCGACCTGATCAGCCTCAAGATCGGGATCAACCTGGTGAACGCCGACCTGATGCGCCTGCGCGCCTTCACCCCGGCGGTGCACGGGTTCCTCGACACCATCCGGGAAGGCCACCCCGGGACGCCGCTGCTGGTCGTCTCGCCCCTGTACTGCCCGATCCATGAGGACACGCCCGGTCCTGGTGCGTTCGACACCGAGGCGCTGCGCGCCGGGCGGCTGAGCTTCCGGGCCACGGGCGACCCTGCGGAGCGGGCAGGTGGCAAGCTGACGCTGAACGTGGTCCGGGACGAGCTGGCCCGGATCGTGCGGCAGCGGGCGACCGTCGACCCGAACCTGCACTATCTGGACGGCCGGGAGCTGTACGGTGCGGCCGACTTCGCCGAGCTTCCGCTGCCCGACCAGCTGCACCCGGACCCGGCCACCCACCGGCGGATCGCCGAGCGGTTCGCCGGTGCTATCCCGGCAGTGCGCTCGCGATGA
- a CDS encoding LLM class F420-dependent oxidoreductase, which translates to MTRWGITIPLTGVPLVEHRELVEQLPDLGYTDAWSAETAGTDAFSPLLLASQWAPRLRLGTAIVPVYTRGPGLLAMSAATLAECAPGRFVLGLGTSSPVIVENWNAAEFTEPYARSRDTLRFLRAALAGQKVTEEYPTFSVSKFRLERAPEPAPPIMLAALRPGMLRLAAAEADGAITNWLAATDVPKVRAVTGPDTELAARIFVCPTEDAEAARGLGRMLISSYLTVPVYRAFHEWLGRGERLAPMHEAWAAGERQRANELIPDEVVDELIVHGSAQECRERVQAYVDNGLDTPVIALLPTGDDPAAQVRALAPR; encoded by the coding sequence ATGACACGGTGGGGCATCACCATCCCGCTGACCGGGGTACCGCTGGTGGAGCACCGGGAGCTGGTCGAGCAACTGCCCGATCTCGGGTACACCGACGCCTGGTCGGCCGAGACCGCGGGCACCGACGCGTTCTCGCCGCTGCTGCTGGCCTCCCAGTGGGCGCCGCGGCTGCGGCTCGGGACCGCCATCGTGCCGGTCTACACCCGCGGCCCCGGGCTGCTGGCGATGAGCGCGGCCACGCTGGCCGAATGCGCCCCCGGGCGGTTCGTGCTCGGGCTGGGCACCTCCTCCCCGGTGATCGTGGAGAACTGGAACGCCGCCGAGTTCACCGAGCCCTACGCCCGCAGCCGGGACACCCTGCGGTTCCTGCGCGCGGCACTGGCCGGGCAGAAGGTGACCGAGGAGTATCCGACGTTCTCGGTGAGCAAGTTCCGGCTGGAGCGGGCACCGGAGCCCGCGCCGCCGATCATGCTCGCCGCGCTGCGGCCTGGCATGCTGCGGCTGGCCGCCGCCGAGGCCGACGGCGCGATCACCAACTGGCTCGCGGCCACCGATGTGCCGAAGGTACGGGCGGTGACCGGGCCGGACACCGAGCTGGCGGCGCGGATCTTCGTCTGCCCCACCGAGGACGCGGAGGCCGCGCGCGGGCTGGGCCGGATGCTGATCAGCAGTTACCTGACGGTTCCGGTGTACCGGGCGTTCCACGAATGGCTCGGCAGGGGCGAGCGGCTGGCGCCGATGCACGAGGCCTGGGCCGCGGGCGAGCGGCAGCGGGCGAACGAGCTCATCCCGGACGAGGTGGTGGACGAGCTGATCGTGCACGGCAGCGCGCAGGAGTGCCGTGAGCGTGTCCAGGCCTATGTGGACAACGGCCTGGACACCCCGGTGATCGCGCTGCTGCCCACCGGCGACGACCCCGCCGCGCAGGTGCGCGCGCTTGCCCCGCGCTGA
- the rocD gene encoding ornithine--oxo-acid transaminase — translation MTTFADRTTGSATEEFIGLDERWSTHNYHPLPVVIAEAAGAWVTDVEGNSYLDFLAGYSALNFGHRHPDLVEAATQQLGRVTLTSRAFHHDQLGPFCRELAELTGTDMVLPMNSGAEAVESAIKVARKWAYRVKGIPEGTAEIVVAGANFHGRTTTIVSFSTDEAARADYGPYTPGFVTVKYGDAEALAAAITDRTAAVLLEPIQGEAGVIVPPDGYLAEARRLCDQAGALLIADEIQSGLARTGTLFALDHERVRADLYTLGKALGGGIVPVSAVVGSGEVLGVLRPGEHGSTFGGNPLACAVGRAVLRLLSTGEFQQRSASLGEQLRGRLSELVGNGLAEVRGRGLWAGVDIAPGGPTGRQASQALAERGVLCKETHDNTLRVAPPLVISEQDLDRGIDAIAEVVRH, via the coding sequence ATGACGACGTTCGCCGACCGCACCACCGGTTCCGCCACCGAGGAGTTCATCGGACTCGACGAGCGGTGGAGCACGCACAACTACCACCCGCTGCCGGTGGTCATCGCCGAGGCCGCGGGCGCCTGGGTCACCGACGTCGAGGGCAACAGCTACCTCGACTTCCTCGCCGGTTACTCCGCGCTGAACTTCGGCCACCGGCACCCCGACCTGGTCGAGGCCGCGACCCAGCAGCTCGGCCGGGTCACGCTCACCTCGCGTGCCTTCCACCACGACCAGCTCGGCCCGTTCTGCCGCGAACTGGCCGAACTCACCGGCACCGACATGGTGCTGCCGATGAACTCCGGCGCCGAGGCGGTGGAGTCGGCGATCAAGGTGGCCAGGAAGTGGGCCTACCGGGTCAAGGGCATCCCGGAGGGCACGGCCGAGATCGTCGTGGCCGGCGCGAACTTTCACGGCCGGACCACCACGATCGTCTCCTTCTCCACCGACGAGGCCGCACGCGCTGACTACGGTCCGTACACGCCCGGCTTCGTGACGGTCAAGTACGGCGACGCCGAGGCCCTGGCCGCGGCCATCACCGACCGGACTGCGGCGGTGCTGCTGGAGCCGATCCAGGGCGAGGCCGGGGTCATCGTGCCGCCGGACGGCTATCTCGCCGAGGCACGCAGGCTGTGCGACCAGGCGGGCGCGCTGCTGATCGCCGACGAGATCCAGTCCGGGCTGGCCCGCACCGGCACCCTGTTCGCGCTGGACCACGAGCGGGTCCGGGCCGACCTCTACACCCTGGGCAAGGCACTCGGCGGCGGGATCGTGCCGGTCTCCGCGGTGGTCGGCAGCGGGGAGGTACTCGGGGTGCTGCGCCCTGGTGAGCACGGCTCCACCTTCGGCGGCAATCCGCTGGCCTGCGCCGTCGGCCGCGCCGTGTTGCGGCTGCTGAGCACCGGTGAGTTCCAGCAGCGCTCCGCCTCGCTGGGCGAGCAGCTACGCGGACGGCTGTCCGAACTGGTCGGCAACGGCCTGGCCGAGGTCCGCGGCCGCGGTCTGTGGGCAGGGGTGGACATCGCCCCCGGCGGGCCGACCGGGCGGCAGGCCTCGCAGGCGCTGGCCGAACGCGGGGTGCTGTGCAAGGAGACCCACGACAACACCCTTCGGGTGGCACCCCCGCTGGTGATCTCCGAGCAGGATCTGGACCGGGGCATCGACGCGATCGCCGAGGTGGTCCGACACTAG
- a CDS encoding DUF2252 domain-containing protein: MHEERVDLRTPVDDAEVHARGKALRDATPPTAHDHQPTSPHRPGVLEFIEASHQGRLPELLPLRVGRMVSSPFSFFRGAAGLMAADLAGTPVSGLNAQLCGDAHAANFGLYGTPEGRIVMDINDFDETVPGPWEWDLKRLAASLVLAGREGAASADGCLEAAEDAVKSYRRTIRALAELPFLRSWNALPDSSVVSKAKADELIDDFEKAAAKARKNTSAKVTRKWTEHIDDHSAGTHNLRFVDDPPILTHVDDATAEAVIDGLESYVDTLRESRRNLITRYSVSDVAFRVVGTGSVGLRSYIALLHGNGDETLVLQAKEAAPSALGRYLDVKPTKHAGKRIVRGARLVQAESDILLGWTTIEGRPFMVRQFRNMKGSIDPTELQENHLDDYGRLAGALLARAHTRSVDPRLLAGYFAEDKDMDEAVGRYAVRYADQTEADHAELVAAVQSGKLPAES; this comes from the coding sequence ATGCACGAGGAACGAGTAGATCTGCGGACACCGGTCGACGACGCGGAGGTGCACGCCCGTGGCAAGGCGCTGCGGGACGCCACCCCGCCGACCGCGCACGACCATCAGCCGACGAGCCCGCACCGGCCGGGGGTGCTGGAGTTCATCGAGGCCAGCCACCAGGGACGGCTGCCGGAGCTGCTGCCGTTGCGGGTCGGTCGGATGGTGTCCTCGCCGTTCTCGTTCTTCCGCGGCGCCGCGGGGCTGATGGCGGCCGACCTGGCAGGCACCCCGGTCAGCGGGCTCAACGCCCAGCTCTGCGGCGACGCGCACGCGGCGAACTTCGGCCTGTACGGCACGCCCGAGGGGCGGATCGTGATGGACATCAACGACTTCGACGAGACCGTGCCGGGCCCGTGGGAGTGGGACCTCAAGCGCCTTGCCGCCAGCCTGGTGCTGGCCGGGCGCGAGGGTGCGGCCTCGGCGGACGGCTGTCTCGAGGCCGCCGAGGACGCGGTGAAGTCCTACCGCCGCACCATCCGCGCCCTGGCCGAGCTGCCGTTCCTGCGGTCGTGGAACGCGCTGCCGGACTCCTCGGTGGTGAGCAAGGCGAAGGCGGACGAGCTGATCGACGACTTCGAGAAGGCCGCGGCCAAGGCGCGCAAGAACACCAGCGCCAAGGTCACCAGGAAGTGGACCGAGCACATCGACGATCACTCCGCGGGCACGCACAACCTGCGATTCGTTGACGACCCGCCGATCCTGACCCATGTGGACGACGCGACGGCCGAGGCCGTGATCGACGGCCTGGAGTCCTATGTGGATACTCTGCGGGAGTCCCGGCGCAACCTGATCACCCGGTACTCGGTGTCCGATGTGGCCTTCCGGGTGGTCGGCACCGGCAGCGTCGGCCTGCGCAGTTACATCGCCCTGCTGCACGGCAACGGGGACGAGACGCTGGTGCTGCAGGCCAAGGAGGCCGCCCCCTCGGCGCTGGGCCGGTACCTGGACGTCAAGCCGACCAAGCATGCGGGCAAGCGGATCGTGCGCGGCGCCCGGCTGGTGCAGGCCGAGTCGGACATCCTGCTCGGCTGGACCACCATCGAGGGCAGGCCGTTCATGGTCCGGCAGTTCCGCAACATGAAGGGCAGCATCGACCCGACCGAGCTGCAGGAGAACCACCTGGACGACTACGGGCGGCTGGCCGGGGCGTTGCTGGCGAGGGCGCACACCCGCTCGGTGGACCCGCGGCTGCTCGCGGGCTACTTCGCCGAGGACAAGGACATGGACGAGGCCGTCGGCCGGTACGCGGTGCGCTACGCCGACCAGACCGAGGCCGACCACGCCGAGCTGGTGGCCGCGGTGCAGAGCGGCAAACTCCCCGCCGAGTCCTGA
- a CDS encoding NAD(P)/FAD-dependent oxidoreductase, whose product MRVTVVGAGIIGLSCAVRLARSGQDVTVLTAHQLADTASMAAGGLIYPRFAEPADRCAGWTAASVAEFGRLAGQAGTGVRLLPGRLLRREERPVPEWADAVGGITRHTGLDGPWLDALAFAPPLVDTMTYLEWLAGAAAAAGVRTVYRELTSLEQARPGADLVVNAAGLGARELVPDPAVYPARGQVVHLRDPGLTEWVVDEDAFSYVLPHGGHVVCGGTEEAGEAALEPDERTTAGILDRCRALVPALDGAEVLRTRVGLRPARPEVRLEREGEVIHCYGHGGMGITLSWGCADEVAALAAES is encoded by the coding sequence ATGCGGGTGACGGTCGTCGGTGCCGGGATCATCGGGCTGAGCTGCGCGGTGCGGCTGGCGCGGTCCGGGCAGGATGTGACGGTCCTCACGGCGCACCAGCTCGCGGACACCGCCTCGATGGCGGCGGGCGGGCTGATCTACCCGCGGTTCGCCGAACCCGCCGACCGGTGCGCGGGCTGGACCGCGGCCAGCGTGGCCGAGTTCGGGCGGCTCGCAGGGCAAGCCGGCACCGGGGTCCGGTTACTGCCCGGCAGGTTGCTGCGGCGGGAGGAGCGGCCGGTGCCGGAGTGGGCGGACGCGGTCGGCGGTATCACCCGGCACACCGGGTTGGACGGGCCGTGGCTGGACGCGCTGGCCTTCGCCCCGCCGCTGGTGGACACCATGACGTATCTGGAGTGGCTGGCCGGGGCCGCGGCGGCGGCCGGGGTGCGGACCGTGTACCGCGAGCTGACCAGCCTCGAGCAGGCGCGTCCCGGGGCCGACCTGGTGGTGAACGCGGCCGGCCTCGGCGCACGGGAACTGGTCCCGGACCCGGCCGTGTACCCGGCGCGGGGCCAGGTGGTGCACCTGCGCGACCCCGGGCTGACCGAGTGGGTGGTGGACGAGGACGCCTTCAGCTACGTGCTGCCGCACGGCGGCCACGTGGTCTGCGGCGGCACCGAGGAGGCAGGCGAGGCCGCGCTGGAGCCGGACGAGCGCACCACGGCCGGCATCCTCGACCGCTGCCGCGCGCTGGTGCCAGCCCTGGACGGGGCCGAGGTGCTGCGTACCAGGGTGGGCCTGCGCCCGGCCCGCCCGGAGGTCCGGCTGGAACGGGAGGGCGAGGTGATCCACTGCTATGGCCACGGCGGCATGGGCATCACCCTGTCCTGGGGCTGCGCCGACGAGGTCGCCGCACTCGCCGCCGAGTCCTGA
- a CDS encoding ATP-binding cassette domain-containing protein — protein MGFLEASALAYRLSDGRRLFAEVSFRVAGADVVAVVGDNGVGKTTLLRILGGELRPEQGSVHTQGGLAVMPQFIGSVRDERTVRDLLLEVAPPALRAAAAELDAVELALMDTDDEPTQLRYAEALATWGEAGGYRAEVLWDTVTTAALGIPFDRARFREVRTLSGGEQKRLVLEALLRGPEQVLLLDEPDNYLDVPGKRWLEERLAETAKAVLLISHDRQLLAEAATHVVTLEGGTAWVHGGGFGSWHQARLARAERMAELRRRWDDKHEQLKELVRSLQRAATMSDEMASRYRAAQTRLRKFEEAGAPPLPPRQQQVKPRLRGGRTAVRAVTCEQLELTGLMEPFDLEVFFGDRVCVLGSNGSGKSHFLRLLDGAAEVPHAGRYRLGSRVLPGLFAQTHQHPEWAGRSLLDILGRGEGTRQGMERGGATAALSRYGLAAAAEQRFELLSGGQQARFQVLLLELSGATLLLLDEPTDNLDLVSAEALQSALEEFTGTVLAVTHDRWFARSFDRYLLFAADGRVTEVDEPVWTPGRVARSR, from the coding sequence GTGGGATTTCTTGAGGCGAGCGCGCTGGCGTACCGGCTCAGCGACGGGCGGCGGCTGTTCGCCGAGGTGTCCTTCCGGGTCGCAGGGGCGGATGTGGTCGCCGTGGTCGGGGACAACGGGGTGGGCAAGACCACCTTGTTACGCATCCTCGGCGGTGAGCTGCGCCCGGAACAGGGCTCGGTGCACACCCAGGGCGGGCTGGCGGTGATGCCGCAGTTCATCGGTTCGGTGCGGGACGAGCGAACCGTGCGGGACCTGCTGCTGGAGGTCGCGCCCCCGGCGCTGCGCGCGGCCGCGGCGGAGCTGGACGCGGTGGAGCTCGCCCTGATGGACACCGATGACGAGCCGACCCAGCTGCGCTACGCGGAGGCGCTGGCCACCTGGGGCGAGGCGGGCGGGTACCGGGCCGAGGTGCTGTGGGACACGGTGACCACCGCCGCCCTCGGCATCCCGTTCGACCGGGCGCGGTTTCGCGAGGTGCGCACGCTCTCCGGCGGCGAGCAGAAACGGCTGGTGCTGGAGGCGCTGCTGCGCGGCCCGGAGCAGGTACTGCTGCTGGACGAGCCGGACAACTACCTGGACGTGCCGGGCAAGCGGTGGCTGGAGGAACGGCTGGCCGAGACCGCAAAGGCCGTGCTGCTGATCAGCCACGACCGGCAGTTGCTCGCCGAGGCCGCCACGCATGTGGTCACGCTGGAGGGCGGGACGGCCTGGGTACACGGCGGTGGTTTCGGCAGCTGGCACCAGGCGCGGCTGGCGCGGGCCGAGCGGATGGCCGAGCTGCGCAGGCGCTGGGACGACAAGCACGAGCAGCTGAAGGAACTGGTCCGCTCGCTGCAGCGCGCGGCCACCATGAGCGACGAGATGGCCTCGCGGTATCGGGCCGCGCAGACCCGGCTGCGCAAGTTCGAGGAAGCAGGCGCCCCGCCGCTGCCGCCCCGGCAGCAGCAGGTCAAACCCCGCCTGCGCGGCGGGCGGACCGCGGTACGGGCGGTCACCTGCGAGCAGCTGGAACTGACCGGGCTGATGGAGCCCTTCGACCTCGAGGTGTTCTTCGGCGACCGGGTGTGCGTCCTGGGATCCAACGGCTCCGGCAAGAGCCACTTCCTGCGGCTGCTGGACGGCGCGGCCGAGGTGCCGCACGCCGGGCGGTACCGGCTGGGCTCGCGGGTGCTGCCCGGGCTGTTCGCGCAGACCCATCAGCACCCGGAATGGGCCGGCCGGTCGCTGCTGGACATCCTCGGCCGGGGCGAGGGCACCCGGCAGGGGATGGAGCGCGGCGGCGCCACCGCCGCGCTGAGCCGCTACGGGCTGGCGGCCGCCGCCGAGCAGCGGTTCGAGTTGCTCTCCGGCGGGCAGCAGGCCCGGTTCCAGGTACTGCTACTCGAGCTGTCCGGGGCGACCCTGTTGCTGCTGGACGAGCCGACGGACAACCTCGACCTGGTGTCCGCGGAGGCGCTGCAGTCCGCGCTGGAAGAGTTCACCGGGACGGTGCTGGCGGTGACCCACGACCGGTGGTTCGCCCGGTCCTTCGACCGCTACCTGCTGTTCGCCGCGGATGGCAGGGTGACCGAGGTGGACGAGCCCGTCTGGACACCGGGACGGGTGGCACGGAGCAGGTAA
- a CDS encoding phosphatase PAP2 family protein yields the protein MLDHRARAQAVAVGAALLMVLLGLAYAGDTGPGALDEAAAAAVHRTFVGQDALLRLFVLPTQPTVLLGVLGLLAVLCVLQHRRTGLALVLLGPALAVAANTWLLKPLFGRYYDDHLAYPSGHTVSLVAVLTVLALLARQGTATRLVVALGCLVLPAAGIGMIGLHYHYLTDILGGAACAVAAILALAAGLEAAMPARSAARRRPRPWPGR from the coding sequence GTGCTCGATCACCGCGCGCGGGCGCAGGCCGTGGCCGTGGGCGCCGCGCTGCTGATGGTGCTGCTCGGCCTGGCGTACGCGGGCGACACCGGCCCCGGCGCGCTGGACGAGGCGGCCGCCGCGGCTGTCCACCGGACCTTCGTGGGGCAGGATGCGCTGCTGCGGCTGTTCGTCCTGCCCACCCAGCCGACGGTGCTGCTCGGCGTGCTGGGACTACTGGCGGTGCTGTGCGTACTGCAACACCGCCGTACCGGGCTGGCACTGGTCCTGCTCGGCCCGGCACTGGCGGTGGCGGCCAACACCTGGCTGCTGAAACCGCTGTTCGGCCGGTACTACGACGACCACCTGGCCTACCCCAGCGGCCATACGGTGAGCCTGGTCGCGGTGCTGACCGTGCTGGCACTGCTCGCCCGCCAGGGCACCGCCACCCGGCTGGTGGTTGCCCTCGGCTGCCTGGTGCTGCCCGCGGCCGGAATCGGCATGATCGGGCTGCACTACCACTACCTGACCGACATCCTCGGCGGCGCGGCCTGCGCGGTGGCCGCGATACTGGCGCTGGCGGCCGGGCTGGAGGCCGCTATGCCCGCTCGCTCTGCTGCACGGCGCCGACCGCGTCCCTGGCCAGGGCGGTGA